The Thermoanaerobaculales bacterium sequence CGATCCACCAGGCTGCCCAGCTCGGCTGGGACACGCGGCGCGCCTACCTCATCGTCGAGGACAACCGGGTGGTGGGCATCGGCGGCTGCCTGCCCACAGGCACGGTCTGAGGCGGGCGTCGGAGCGCAGCCCGGCGCGGTGATGGCCGGCTCCGGCCGCGCGAGCTTGTACCGGTTCTGCACATCAACTCTCATTATCGAACACCCCCCATTGCATGATGATTGCCCAGAATCGGGCATATACATTGCTACAATCTGCCGGCGGAAGGGGGAGGGTTTCACCGTGAGGAGTTTCCTGACATGCCAGTGGCTCGTCCCGGCGATCGCCCGTGAGGGCCGACTCGCGTGCCGCGTCGCCACCGGGCTGCTGCTGTTCGCGCTTGCCACCTACCCGCTTGCTGCCGGAGCCCAGCAGACCGGAAATTACTGCATTCAGGACTTCGTGGCGGGAGCCAACTGCGTTGCCAATGACGTCCGCATCGAGGCGCTCACGGTCGTGACCGTCCTCGAGTCGTGCACCGAGGGCACCTACGGCGAGGCCGAGATCATTTTCGAGGCACTCGTCTCGGCCGAGGGCTCTCCCAACCGATACGACGTCGGCCTCTTCATCGCGCTCGACGGCGGCAGCGCGCTCAGTGGCGACGACTGCTTCCACGACTACCTGCCCCCGCCGCTCGATCCCTTTCCGCCCTACGGTGACCACAACGGTGACGGCATCTTCGACCTGAACGGACCGCCGTGGTGGGACGGCGACGAGGACGACTGCGGCGACCTCGGGGCCAACACCCAGGTGTTCAAGACCCTTGTCGCCCTCCGCGTACAGTGCATCGACCGCACTGGCGACGGCATCGTCGACGTCAGCGTGGCGGCGAGCTGGGACAGCAACGCCGTCACGGTTTGCTCCGACATCGGCGGGGCAATTCCCGGCACCGGGTCCAAGTGCAGCGTCTCCGACGTCAGCACCGGCCTCCCGGTGCCGCCGCCGCCCACCGCAACACCGACGCCCACCAACACCCCGGTGCCGCCGACGCCAACCTTCACCTACACCCCGACGCCGACGTTCACCAACACCCCGATCCCGCCAACCCCAACCTTCACCTACACCCCGACGCCGACGTTCACCAACACCCCGATCCCGCCAANNNNNNNNNNNNNNNNNNNNNNNNNNNNNNNNNNNNNNNNNNNNNNNNNNNNNNNNNNNNNNNNNNNNNNNNNNNNNNNNNNNNNNNNNNNNNNNNNNNNCCCCAACCTTCACCTACACCCCGACGCCGACGTTCACCAACACCCCAGTCCCGCCAACCCCAACCTTCACAGCAACCATGACCCCACCGCCCCCAACGCCCACGTACACCTCGACCCCCACCTTAACCCCGGTGCCGCCGACGCCAACCTTTACCAACACCCCGACGCCGACCAACACCACTACGCCGGTTCCGCCGACGCCCACCGCCACGTTCACCTACACCCCGACGCCGACCAACACACCCACCAACACCCCGACCTGGACCTCCACCTGGACGCCGACTGGCACGCCCACGGCGACGCCCACGCACACCGCGATCCCGTCGACACCGACCGCCACGGCCACCCCCGGCGGGCCGACGGAGACGCCGACCGCGACGCCGACATCGGTCCCGCCGACGCCGACGGCGACGCCGACGCCGATCGGGGGCGGGGGCGGTCAGCACCAGATTCCGGATGGCTCGCCGGCGAGCCGCACGGTCTTCATCGTGCTGCTCGCAGCGGCTGGCGCCTTGATCGTCAGGAGGCTGATGGTCTAGCGATCGGGAGGCGGGTGGCGGGGCTAGCAGGACTCGAACCTGCGACCAATGGTTTAGGAAACCACTGCTCTGTCCACCTGAGCTATAGCCCCGCAGGGCGCTCGATGCTATGCCGCAGCGTCGAAGGTGTCAATCGCGCCCGCAGCGGCGCCGTCAGAACGCCGCTGCCGACTGGCCGGCCAGCGCCGCGGCGCCGACCCCGGCTCAAGATCAGCCGCCCCGTGCTACCGTGATCGCCGTGTTCGTCACTCCGCCCGGCACGACCGCGGCCGCCGCTGATGCCCGCAGGGGCAAATCAGCGCCGGCCTGCCGTGGGCGGCGTCTTGCGCCACACCGACAGTAGGCAACGGAGGCCAACGTGAGCTGGTACCTGTGGGTGATTCTCGGCTACCTCCTGGTCCTCGCCGGATTCAACTTCTACCGCGCGCGACAGATCAAGACCCAGGACGACTACATGGTCGCGGGCCGCAAGCTCTCGCTGACCACGATGGTCTTCACGCTCGTCTGCACCTGGATCGGCTCCGGCACCTTCATCGCCGGCGCCGAGTACGCCTACTACGCCGGCTGGAGCTCGATCTGGATGCCCGCGGGCGCGTTCCTCGGCATCGCGATCATCTACTTCGTGGCCGCCCGCATCCGCACCTTCGGCCAGTACACGGTGGGCGACATCCTCGAGGTCCGCTACGGCCCATTCGCTCGCCTGTTCGGGGCGATCGCACTGGTCGTGGCCTTCACCACGATCGTCGCCTACCAGTTCCGGGCCGGCGGCTACATCCTGAACGTCGTCACCGACGGCGCCGTCTCGCTCGAGGTCGGCCAGGCCCTGGCCGCGGCCTTCGTGATCACCTTCGTGGCGATCGGCGGGATGGTGGCGGTCGCCCACACCGACCTGCCCAACGGCATCATCATCGTCCTCGCGTGCTGCCTCGCGCTGCCGTTCGTGGTCGTGGCAGCCGGCGGCTGGGCCGGAATCACAAGCTCCCTGCCGGCCGGCCACTTCGACGTCTTCTCCGCGGACTTCGGGAAGTACCCGGCGCTCAAGGGCCTCGCCTACTTCCTGTCGACCCTGCTGCTGCTGATGGGCGTCCAGTCGATGTACCAGAAGTTCTACTCGGCCAACTCGGCGCGGGACGCCAAGCGCGCCGTGGCGATCTGGATCGTCGGCACGATCGTCGTCGAG is a genomic window containing:
- a CDS encoding sodium:solute symporter family protein, which encodes MSWYLWVILGYLLVLAGFNFYRARQIKTQDDYMVAGRKLSLTTMVFTLVCTWIGSGTFIAGAEYAYYAGWSSIWMPAGAFLGIAIIYFVAARIRTFGQYTVGDILEVRYGPFARLFGAIALVVAFTTIVAYQFRAGGYILNVVTDGAVSLEVGQALAAAFVITFVAIGGMVAVAHTDLPNGIIIVLACCLALPFVVVAAGGWAGITSSLPAGHFDVFSADFGKYPALKGLAYFLSTLLLLMGVQSMYQKFYSANSARDAKRAVAIWIVGTIVVETVVIAIAVFAAAYNIQHAANWEPRTMVLNAARHMVPAPVGVLLLAAACAVVLSTGMNYLLSSSSNVIRDVYQRFVHRTETPDQAKMIALQKVFVVVLGAVAFCMIFIPTVLGLPISVLQYSYFAYTVYGVAVTPALFAALTWKRATRQGGLASIVGGFVTTVFLELVLPRLAPSVMQSAQGETGLAVFGADPWGIPSIYPAAIISIGLLVVVSLLTPPPTDAQLKPIFGEKAVKS